TTCGGTCAATGACATCGAACGCATCGAGAGCCAGTCGCTGCTCGGGGTCGGCGTCATTCGCATTTATTTCTACCCGGGCGCCAAGATCGAATCGGCCGTGGCCCAGGTCACGGCGACCAGCCAGGCGATACTCAAGGTCATGCCGACGGGCATTACCCCGCCGTACATCGTGCAATACAGCGCGACGAGCGTGCCGATTATTCAGATTGCCGTCAGCAGTGACACGCTGACGGAGCAAGAGATTTTCGACTACGCCTCGAATTTCATCATCCAGCGGTTGGGCACCGTGCAGGGAGCGCGCGTGCCGCAGCCGTGGGGTGGAAAATGGCCGCAGGTGATGGTCGATATCGATCCGGATGAACTGTACGGCCGCGGCTTATCGCCGGCCGACGTTCAAACGGCCATCAACAGCCAGAATCTCATCGTGCCCTCGGGCGATGCCAAGATCGGAGACCGCGAATACTACGTGCGGTTGAATAGCAGTCCGGAAATCGTGGCCGCGTTCAATGAGATGCCCGTCAAGTCGGTCAACGGCGTGCCTGTCTACATCAAAGACGTCGCCCAGGTGCACATGGGCTACCAGGTGCAGACGAACGTCGTTCGTCGCGATGGGCGGCGCGCCGTGCTGATGACGATCCTCAAGGGGGAAGGCGCCTCGACTTTGGAGGTCGTTCGCCGGGTTCGCGAGGTCATGCCCAGTATTCAGGCGCAAATGCCGCCAGAATTGAAAATGGAATTTCTTTTCGACCAGTCGGTCTTCGTTCGCGCCGCTGTCGAAGGCGTACTGCGCGAGGGAGCGATCGCGGCGGGGCTGACGGCGCTCATGATCCTGCTGTTTCTTGGTTCCTGGCGCAGTACGGTGATCGTGGCCACGTCCATCCCGTTGTCGATCCTGGCTTCGCTCGTGGTGCTCGAGGCGTTGGGCCAGTCGCTGAACACGATGACCTTGGGGGGACTCGCCTTGGCGGTCGGCATTCTTGTCGACGATGCCACGGTAGAGCTTGAAAACACACATCGCAATTTCGGCGCGAACAAGCCGATTCAGCAGGCCATCCTCGACGCCGCGTCACAGATTGCCACGCCCGCCTTCGTGGCGACGCTGTCGATCTGCATCGTGTTTGTGCCCGTCGTGTTTCTGAGCGGGCCGGCGGCTTCGCTGTTCTATCCGCTCGCGCTGGCGGTCGTGTTCGCGATGCTCACGTCGTATCTGCTGTCGCGCACGTTGGTCCCCACCATGGTGCAATACATGCTTCCCAAGGAGGTCCCGTTGTATACAGGGGACGAACAGGCGAAGCGCGACGCCGGGCCGTTGTGGCGATTTCACGAGCGCTTTGATGCCGTGTTCGATCGTTTTCGCGCTGGCTATCAATCGCTGCTTGCCTGGGTGTTGGACCATCGGATCTTATCCGCGACGGCGCTCTTAGCTTTCGCGCTTTCCTCGGTGCTCTTGCTAGGGCCGCATCTTGGCGAGGACTTCTTTCCATCGGTCGACGCAGGGCAGTTTCGGCTGCACGTCCGCGCCCCGTCGGGCACTCGCGTGGAGGTTACCGAGCAGGTCTTCGGCGCCGTCGAGAACGTGATTCGCGAGATTGTGCCCCGCGAGGAGCTCGACCTGATCATCGACAACATGGGGTTGACGCCATCCTTTACCACCAGGGCGTACATCGACAACGGCACCGTCACCAACAGCGACGGCGAGATCCTTGTCTCTCTGAAGC
The nucleotide sequence above comes from Pirellulales bacterium. Encoded proteins:
- a CDS encoding efflux RND transporter permease subunit — translated: MWIVQLALRRPYTFVVMAMLITVLGAVSIYRMPTDIFPEIDIPVVSIVWQFTGMPADEIEERIILVNERVLTTSVNDIERIESQSLLGVGVIRIYFYPGAKIESAVAQVTATSQAILKVMPTGITPPYIVQYSATSVPIIQIAVSSDTLTEQEIFDYASNFIIQRLGTVQGARVPQPWGGKWPQVMVDIDPDELYGRGLSPADVQTAINSQNLIVPSGDAKIGDREYYVRLNSSPEIVAAFNEMPVKSVNGVPVYIKDVAQVHMGYQVQTNVVRRDGRRAVLMTILKGEGASTLEVVRRVREVMPSIQAQMPPELKMEFLFDQSVFVRAAVEGVLREGAIAAGLTALMILLFLGSWRSTVIVATSIPLSILASLVVLEALGQSLNTMTLGGLALAVGILVDDATVELENTHRNFGANKPIQQAILDAASQIATPAFVATLSICIVFVPVVFLSGPAASLFYPLALAVVFAMLTSYLLSRTLVPTMVQYMLPKEVPLYTGDEQAKRDAGPLWRFHERFDAVFDRFRAGYQSLLAWVLDHRILSATALLAFALSSVLLLGPHLGEDFFPSVDAGQFRLHVRAPSGTRVEVTEQVFGAVENVIREIVPREELDLIIDNMGLTPSFTTRAYIDNGTVTNSDGEILVSLKPDHHPTPAYVARLREELPKRFPDCTFNFEAADITSQILDFGLPAPIAVQVVGVKRPENLVVAKKLRDKMKSIPGIVDVHIHQITDYPTLRLDVDRVMASELGLTQQNATGSVLVSLSGTSQVTPNFWVNPVNRVNYVLAVQTPPYKVRTVDDLTNTPIVNGITSTPATSPQGNLAPLLPGGPGTGAPGQQLRGQALQPPPQLLSNLAQMRRTVSDAVISHYNVQPVYEVYADVQGKDLGGVAADVRRVVASLKDDLPRGSTFAIRGQVQSMTSSFRGLALGMLFAVLLVYFLMVVNFQSWLDPFIILTALPGALAGIVWMLFVTQTTVSVPALMGTIMCIGVAMSNSILLITFANDLRQEGYNAVDAAYSAAGIRLRPVLMTALAMTIGMLPMSLGLGEGGEQNAPLGRAVIGGLLLATVFTLVFVPLAYSLLHRERPQSEAVGAQAADVHDPLEPRSGGKDAP